A genomic region of Gemmata massiliana contains the following coding sequences:
- a CDS encoding helix-turn-helix domain-containing protein — MSEPLTTSFGHIVRHRREALGLSQEELGAKTNLSRNYIGMVERGETNPTLLVLHGLARALSTTMVSLIGELEAGTDIPDPKR; from the coding sequence ATGTCCGAACCGCTCACCACCTCGTTCGGGCACATCGTTCGCCACAGGCGCGAGGCCCTCGGCCTGTCGCAGGAAGAGCTCGGCGCGAAAACGAACCTGTCGCGGAACTACATCGGCATGGTGGAACGGGGCGAAACGAACCCGACGCTGTTGGTGCTCCACGGCCTCGCGCGGGCCCTGAGCACCACGATGGTGTCGCTGATCGGCGAGTTAGAAGCCGGGACCGACATACCGGACCCGAAACGGTAA
- a CDS encoding SNF2-related protein — protein sequence MLARFPGFGPVALSIFPNPVTGRYKDESWRALGAELQSLLSPEEYASARRTTFNAFYTSPTVIAAMHAALARLGVPDGALVLEPGCGTGNFLLPGKRYIGVEQDSISGRIARARHPDQDVRIENFADTTLPELDAVIGNVPFADVRLEYHGQKFALHDFFLAKSVDALAPGGVLALVTSHYTLDKQNAAIREYLASKADFLGAIRLPSDAFQREGTAVVTDIVFLRKRALDEPPRHVDPDWLKVEPTEIEGVTIPINGYFLNHPEQVLGTYTSKDSLYGAGYGVRSTGDLAPQLGDAVARLPELPTRQPRALPTPAAAFVPPPPERHIAEGSFFVRDLRIHQIVDGRSAPVVYGGSELWAHRGLVGRRVAALIELRDLARGVLRSQNEGWPEPHRAGARKELNRAYDRFVSAFGPVNKTTFSPAADGSVTRRMPNLVKFREDPDAMLVMSLEEYDEVTGEARKAPILLKDVVGRAAPVTAVTSAEDGLLVALDQTGTVDLPFIARLYGRPEDAVIAELGELIYRDPETRHWVTADEYLSGNVRAKLAAAERAGATRNIEALRAVQPEDVLPGDIDANLGAPWIPAEDVRAFAAHLFQVPADAVTVAHLPKDAVWSVEGDYSAQRSVAVTADYGTERAGGLWLLELALNVKAPVIYDPDPADPDKRVVNPDATLAAKEKQKLIKDQFRAWIFDDPDRTERLVRLYNDAFNSLRPRQFDGSHLAFPGMSRAAPPLRPHQKDAVWRGMSGGNTLLAHVVGAGKTGCMVATAMKMKQAGLVHKPLVVVPNHLLEQFAREFQQWYPNARLLVAGRDDFTKERRKVLTAKIAAGDWDAIIVTHSGFERIGMSRDFQARFLREQIAEYDQLLTDRAGASASRAKRNILKTIEKQKVAREARLKELLAADKKDDGLVFDELGVDHILIDEAHYFKNLETATKMDRVAGIQTGGSERAFDLFMKCRYLHARHPGHGVTFATGTPISNTLVELYTLQRFLDPEGLASRGLEHFDAWAATFGEVVESMEISPDGKTLKPRSRFAKFVNLPELQQMFRQFADVQTAEMLNLPRPALEGGKPHVVACPMSDEQQALQQELVARYERLRTQKVDPRQDNALAITTDGRKLALDARMLSATAKEFPGSKVNALTEKAVAVWERTAGTRGTQLIFCDMGVNPTPWGYGAYDEIVAKLVQRGVPREQIAVIGDADSDAKKQARFEKVRQGTVRFLVGSTAKMGTGTNVQKRLVAVHHLDAPWKPAEVEQRDGRILRQGNTNTEVAVYRYVTEGSFDSYMWQALETKARFISQIMTGEAAVRRAEDVGGQELSYAEVKAIASGNPAVLVLAEADAELQRLAVLRRNHSDEQYLARRKLKELPVQIERLEKRRDALRADRETVAGGDAGTVTIGGTSVPVRDAPAALARALDQVPGTADRLFALGRYRGLVFGIEHRGTGASVYLTGHADLSVPLANEVRGARAVLNALNRIVDSYAERIESNMKELDLACSQLRDYEARLGRPFANAAYLDELTGLRDRLKTALSGTPAEGEPDAAELAERIRALKGTHRVEATPARVRETPRIERVRTREQVPEEHAPDAPIGAPPEAKPGDGASDDEDASPIGFRARVTKSVQGRLF from the coding sequence GTGCTCGCCCGGTTCCCCGGGTTCGGACCCGTGGCCCTCTCGATCTTCCCGAACCCGGTCACGGGCCGGTACAAGGACGAATCGTGGCGGGCGCTCGGCGCGGAACTCCAATCCCTCCTTTCTCCCGAGGAGTACGCCAGCGCCAGGCGGACCACGTTCAACGCGTTCTACACCTCGCCCACCGTTATCGCCGCGATGCACGCGGCCCTGGCCCGGCTCGGGGTCCCCGACGGCGCCCTGGTCCTCGAACCGGGGTGCGGGACCGGCAACTTTCTGCTCCCGGGTAAGCGCTACATCGGGGTCGAGCAGGATTCGATCTCCGGGCGCATCGCCCGCGCCCGCCACCCCGACCAGGACGTCCGGATCGAGAACTTCGCCGACACCACGCTCCCGGAACTCGACGCGGTGATCGGCAACGTCCCGTTCGCCGACGTGCGCCTCGAGTACCACGGTCAGAAGTTCGCGCTGCACGACTTCTTCCTGGCCAAATCCGTAGACGCACTGGCCCCGGGCGGAGTGCTGGCACTCGTCACCTCGCACTACACCCTCGACAAACAGAACGCCGCGATCCGCGAGTACCTCGCGTCCAAAGCCGACTTCCTCGGCGCGATCCGGCTCCCGTCCGATGCGTTCCAGCGCGAGGGGACCGCGGTCGTGACCGACATCGTGTTCCTGCGCAAGCGCGCCCTCGACGAACCGCCCCGGCACGTCGATCCCGACTGGCTGAAAGTAGAGCCGACCGAGATCGAAGGCGTCACCATTCCCATCAACGGCTACTTCCTCAACCACCCGGAACAGGTACTCGGAACCTACACGAGCAAGGATTCGCTCTACGGCGCGGGCTACGGGGTCCGCTCCACCGGCGACCTCGCGCCACAACTCGGGGACGCCGTCGCGCGACTGCCCGAACTGCCTACACGACAACCCCGCGCGCTTCCGACACCAGCGGCCGCGTTCGTACCCCCTCCCCCCGAGCGCCACATCGCCGAGGGCAGTTTCTTTGTTCGCGACCTTCGCATCCATCAGATCGTCGACGGTCGGTCCGCCCCGGTGGTCTATGGCGGCTCGGAACTGTGGGCGCACCGGGGACTCGTCGGCCGGCGCGTGGCCGCACTGATCGAACTGCGAGACCTCGCGCGGGGCGTCCTGCGGTCCCAGAACGAGGGGTGGCCCGAACCCCATCGCGCGGGCGCCCGCAAGGAACTGAACCGCGCCTACGACCGGTTCGTGTCCGCCTTCGGACCCGTGAACAAGACCACGTTCAGCCCCGCCGCCGACGGGTCCGTGACCCGGCGCATGCCCAACCTGGTGAAGTTCCGCGAGGACCCGGACGCCATGCTCGTGATGAGCCTGGAGGAGTACGACGAGGTCACCGGCGAGGCGCGGAAGGCCCCGATCCTGCTCAAGGACGTGGTGGGCCGGGCCGCGCCCGTCACCGCGGTCACGTCCGCCGAGGACGGGTTGCTCGTCGCGCTCGACCAGACGGGCACGGTCGATCTCCCGTTCATCGCCCGGCTCTACGGCAGGCCCGAGGACGCGGTGATCGCCGAGCTGGGCGAGCTGATTTACCGGGACCCGGAAACGCGGCACTGGGTGACGGCCGACGAGTACCTCTCGGGCAACGTCCGGGCCAAGCTCGCCGCGGCCGAGCGGGCCGGCGCCACACGTAATATTGAGGCCCTGCGCGCGGTCCAACCCGAGGACGTGCTCCCCGGCGACATCGACGCCAATCTCGGGGCCCCGTGGATCCCGGCCGAGGACGTTCGGGCGTTCGCCGCCCACCTGTTCCAGGTGCCCGCCGACGCGGTCACCGTCGCGCACCTCCCCAAAGACGCGGTGTGGTCGGTCGAAGGGGATTACAGCGCCCAGCGTTCGGTCGCGGTCACGGCCGATTACGGCACCGAACGGGCCGGCGGGCTGTGGCTCCTGGAACTGGCGCTCAACGTGAAGGCGCCGGTGATTTACGACCCCGACCCGGCCGATCCCGACAAGCGGGTGGTGAACCCGGACGCCACGCTCGCCGCCAAGGAGAAACAGAAGCTCATCAAGGACCAGTTCCGCGCCTGGATCTTCGACGATCCCGATCGGACCGAGCGATTGGTCCGTCTCTACAACGATGCGTTCAACTCGCTGCGCCCGAGGCAGTTCGACGGGTCGCACCTGGCGTTCCCCGGGATGAGCCGGGCGGCCCCGCCCCTGCGCCCGCACCAGAAGGACGCGGTGTGGCGCGGCATGTCCGGGGGCAACACGCTGCTCGCTCATGTCGTGGGCGCCGGCAAGACCGGGTGCATGGTGGCGACCGCGATGAAGATGAAACAGGCGGGGCTGGTCCACAAGCCCCTCGTGGTGGTGCCCAATCACCTGCTCGAGCAGTTCGCGCGCGAGTTCCAGCAGTGGTACCCCAACGCCCGGCTCCTGGTCGCGGGTCGGGACGACTTCACCAAGGAGCGCCGCAAGGTTCTGACCGCGAAGATCGCCGCGGGCGACTGGGACGCCATTATTGTGACCCATTCCGGGTTCGAGCGGATCGGGATGTCGCGGGACTTCCAGGCGCGGTTCCTGCGCGAGCAGATCGCCGAGTACGACCAGTTGCTCACCGACCGGGCCGGTGCCAGCGCCTCGCGGGCCAAGCGGAACATCCTCAAAACGATCGAGAAACAGAAGGTGGCGCGCGAGGCCCGGCTCAAGGAACTGTTGGCGGCCGACAAGAAGGACGACGGACTGGTGTTCGACGAACTGGGCGTGGACCACATTCTGATCGATGAGGCGCATTATTTTAAAAACCTTGAAACCGCCACGAAGATGGACCGGGTGGCGGGGATCCAGACGGGCGGGTCCGAGCGCGCGTTTGATTTGTTCATGAAGTGCCGGTACCTGCACGCGCGGCACCCCGGGCACGGGGTCACGTTCGCCACCGGGACCCCGATCTCCAACACGCTGGTCGAACTGTACACGCTGCAGCGGTTCCTGGATCCCGAGGGGCTCGCGAGCCGGGGCCTCGAGCACTTCGACGCCTGGGCCGCGACGTTCGGTGAGGTCGTGGAAAGCATGGAGATTTCCCCCGACGGGAAGACCCTCAAGCCCCGGTCGCGGTTCGCCAAGTTCGTGAACCTGCCCGAATTGCAGCAGATGTTCCGCCAGTTCGCCGACGTGCAGACCGCGGAGATGCTGAACCTTCCCCGGCCCGCACTCGAGGGCGGCAAGCCCCACGTCGTCGCCTGCCCCATGTCCGACGAGCAGCAGGCCCTCCAGCAGGAACTCGTGGCCCGGTACGAGCGCCTCCGCACGCAGAAGGTGGACCCGCGCCAGGACAACGCGCTGGCGATCACGACGGACGGGCGCAAACTGGCCCTGGACGCCCGGATGCTCTCGGCGACCGCGAAGGAGTTCCCCGGCTCGAAGGTGAACGCGCTGACGGAGAAGGCGGTTGCCGTCTGGGAGCGGACCGCCGGGACGCGCGGGACGCAGCTGATCTTCTGCGACATGGGGGTAAACCCGACCCCGTGGGGGTACGGCGCTTACGACGAGATCGTCGCGAAGTTGGTTCAGCGGGGCGTGCCGCGCGAGCAGATCGCGGTGATCGGGGACGCGGACTCGGACGCCAAGAAGCAGGCCCGGTTCGAGAAGGTGCGCCAGGGCACGGTCCGGTTCCTGGTGGGCAGCACCGCGAAGATGGGGACCGGGACCAACGTGCAGAAGCGCCTGGTGGCGGTGCACCACCTGGACGCCCCGTGGAAGCCGGCCGAGGTCGAGCAGCGCGACGGGCGCATCCTGCGCCAGGGCAACACCAACACGGAAGTCGCCGTGTATCGGTACGTCACCGAGGGAAGCTTCGATTCGTATATGTGGCAGGCGCTGGAAACTAAGGCTCGTTTCATTTCACAAATAATGACGGGCGAAGCGGCGGTGCGCCGGGCCGAGGACGTGGGCGGCCAGGAACTGTCCTACGCCGAGGTCAAGGCGATTGCCTCGGGGAACCCAGCGGTGCTGGTACTGGCCGAGGCCGACGCCGAGTTGCAGCGCCTCGCGGTCCTGCGACGCAATCATTCCGACGAACAGTACCTCGCCCGGCGCAAGCTCAAGGAGTTGCCCGTACAGATCGAGCGGCTGGAGAAACGCCGGGACGCCCTGCGAGCCGATCGGGAGACCGTCGCGGGCGGGGACGCCGGGACCGTCACCATTGGTGGCACGAGTGTCCCCGTGCGGGACGCGCCGGCCGCCCTCGCCCGCGCGCTGGACCAGGTTCCCGGAACGGCCGACCGGCTGTTCGCGCTCGGTCGGTACCGGGGCCTGGTGTTCGGCATCGAGCACCGCGGGACCGGCGCATCGGTCTATCTCACCGGGCACGCCGACCTGAGCGTCCCGCTCGCGAACGAGGTGCGCGGCGCGCGGGCCGTGCTCAACGCCCTGAACCGGATCGTCGACTCGTACGCTGAGCGGATCGAATCCAACATGAAGGAGTTGGACCTGGCCTGCTCGCAGCTTCGGGACTACGAGGCCCGACTGGGTCGCCCCTTCGCCAACGCGGCCTATCTCGACGAGTTGACGGGCCTACGCGACCGGCTCAAGACGGCCCTCTCCGGCACGCCCGCCGAGGGCGAACCGGACGCGGCGGAACTGGCCGAGCGGATCCGGGCGCTCAAGGGCACGCACCGGGTCGAGGCCACCCCGGCGCGGGTGCGCGAGACGCCGAGGATCGAGCGGGTTCGCACACGGGAACAGGTGCCCGAGGAGCACGCACCGGACGCGCCGATCGGAGCCCCACCGGAAGCGAAGCCCGGGGACGGAGCGTCGGACGACGAAGACGCTTCTCCGATCGGGTTCCGCGCCCGGGTGACGAAGAGCGTGCAGGGGCGGCTGTTCTGA
- a CDS encoding OB-fold protein, with amino-acid sequence MLRFLTFVLSAAMCGTVATDSGADDKKEPAKAVKVTATELMKEFERSAEKFKEKYKDKRLEIEGEVFSVEPDAKLVRLRCNKGDGVVKMAVCEFPKLPKEQFAKFKKGATATIRGTLSFFVSSGGDILIDLCEPVK; translated from the coding sequence ATGCTCCGATTTCTCACCTTCGTGTTGAGCGCCGCGATGTGCGGTACCGTGGCTACAGACTCCGGAGCCGACGACAAGAAAGAGCCGGCCAAGGCGGTCAAGGTGACCGCTACGGAGCTGATGAAGGAATTCGAACGGAGTGCCGAAAAATTCAAGGAAAAGTACAAGGATAAGCGGCTCGAGATCGAGGGGGAAGTCTTCAGTGTGGAGCCCGATGCGAAGCTGGTGCGACTGAGGTGCAACAAGGGCGACGGCGTGGTCAAGATGGCCGTGTGCGAGTTCCCCAAGCTGCCGAAGGAGCAGTTCGCCAAGTTCAAAAAGGGCGCGACGGCGACCATCCGAGGCACCCTGTCCTTCTTCGTGAGCAGCGGCGGGGACATCCTGATCGACTTGTGCGAGCCGGTCAAGTAA
- a CDS encoding IS5 family transposase: MKRYDLTDAQWNAIASFVPDCHHHGKAGHPWKDHRPLVNGILWHLHTGAPWPDTPERYGPWQTVYDRFNRWRKDGTWATILDALLIRLDNAGRIDRDLWCVDGTVIRASRSAAGAEKKSRLPAPVGWAKTHATG, encoded by the coding sequence ATGAAGCGCTACGATCTAACGGACGCGCAATGGAATGCCATCGCGTCCTTTGTCCCTGATTGCCACCACCACGGCAAAGCCGGGCATCCGTGGAAGGACCATCGACCCCTGGTCAATGGTATCCTCTGGCATCTCCACACCGGCGCACCTTGGCCCGACACGCCCGAACGCTACGGACCCTGGCAAACCGTCTACGACCGCTTCAATCGCTGGCGGAAGGACGGCACCTGGGCCACAATCCTCGATGCACTCCTGATCCGTCTCGACAACGCCGGACGCATCGACCGCGACTTGTGGTGCGTCGATGGGACCGTCATTCGGGCCAGCCGGTCGGCCGCCGGGGCGGAAAAAAAATCCCGACTGCCAGCCCCAGTTGGGTGGGCCAAAACGCACGCAACTGGATGA
- a CDS encoding IS5 family transposase, giving the protein MGRSQGGFGTKTHVVCDGRGTLLAVRLTAGQKHESKSLQPVLQQARRPRRKGRPRGPKRVAGDKGYSYPGTHAWLRRHHIKSVIPTRKNQSPDPTFEEQTYRKRNIIERMIGWFKECRALGTRYDKLAVNYVALWMVANIHHLLKKRLCFLQTGLSETT; this is encoded by the coding sequence TTGGGGCGGTCGCAAGGCGGCTTCGGCACCAAGACCCACGTGGTCTGCGACGGGCGAGGTACACTGCTGGCGGTTCGCCTGACTGCCGGTCAGAAACACGAGTCGAAGTCGTTGCAACCCGTCTTGCAACAGGCTCGTCGCCCGCGTCGGAAAGGTCGCCCACGCGGGCCCAAGCGGGTAGCGGGTGACAAGGGCTATAGTTATCCCGGCACCCACGCCTGGCTACGTCGTCATCACATCAAGTCCGTGATCCCGACCCGCAAGAACCAGTCGCCGGACCCAACTTTTGAAGAGCAAACCTACCGAAAGCGGAACATCATCGAGCGCATGATTGGCTGGTTCAAAGAGTGCCGGGCCTTGGGTACTCGCTACGACAAACTCGCAGTCAACTATGTTGCGTTGTGGATGGTTGCCAACATCCATCACTTGCTCAAGAAACGCCTCTGCTTCCTGCAAACTGGATTGTCAGAAACAACCTAG
- the mobF gene encoding MobF family relaxase, whose protein sequence is MLRFHVISNVKAAEAYYRKTDGGAYYANNELRQEWLGRGAEELGLSGAPDFEHFTRLIRGLDPHTGAQLTAKLVDHRIPAWDVTASIPKGATIALERGDESVRDALWQAVRETVADLERYATTRVRKGDQQGDRVTGNLVGFAVEHAETRPAKGDGMPDPDRHVHVVLFNLTYDPTEREWKAVKFRPIMDQRRYFDRSFDARFARKLADLGYGIETKYKADGKGGRRYFSWDIAGMPASLVAKFSRRTAEVEQLAADLGVSDPRSKDKLGATSRRNKRADLTLEACRAYWDQKVNPEEARQVAATLQAAVGGENPAPENTLEKAVAYAIAHHFERNSVVDWHTLAATALERGLGAAVPEDIEPEARRQGVLIRGGEATTREVLAEEQRIIGFARAGRGVYKSLGAAREPSDAERAGLSADQRAVVRHVWACPDQVILIEGDAGTGKTDAMRVTIPGLDKPGVFLAPSASASRGTLREKGFANADTVARFLVDKPFRERARDGYIYVDEAPLTGLRDIDAVFRHAADLNARVILQGDRKQHKSVPRGNLFEILDRYAGLPVGRLTTNWRQQHEMYKTAVDAIAAGKLLAGYDALAGLGWVKQTSTDERHESLVADYLAALDAGKSVLVVAPTHAEGDELTAQLRTRLKERGDIDGHEHVVEQLLPLNWTEAEKGDRARYDGTEVLQFQRSSGPYRAGERARAGDERGGRTAPDPRYFSVYRRDALALARGDVVRITANGKDTSGRHKLDNGSQYTVAGFTPKGDIALTNGWVLGRDFGHLAHGYVTTSHASQGRTVDRVLIAMGAASRPAVSAEQFYVSVSRGRERATIYTDLAPAALRDVIQRRDARKSATELMGVPARPPKARVRTFMARVREVLAQLREKAARAIGEAILAPQREYHVR, encoded by the coding sequence GTGCTCAGATTTCATGTCATTTCAAATGTCAAGGCGGCAGAAGCGTATTACCGCAAGACCGACGGCGGCGCGTATTACGCCAACAACGAACTCCGCCAGGAGTGGCTCGGCCGCGGCGCCGAGGAACTCGGCCTCTCCGGTGCGCCCGACTTCGAGCACTTCACGCGCCTGATCCGCGGGCTCGACCCGCACACCGGCGCGCAGCTCACCGCCAAACTGGTGGACCACCGGATCCCCGCCTGGGACGTCACCGCCAGCATCCCCAAGGGCGCGACCATCGCCCTGGAGCGCGGCGACGAGTCGGTCCGCGACGCGCTCTGGCAGGCCGTGCGCGAGACGGTCGCGGACCTCGAGCGGTACGCCACCACCCGGGTCCGCAAGGGCGACCAGCAGGGGGACCGGGTGACCGGCAACCTGGTCGGGTTCGCGGTCGAGCACGCCGAAACCAGGCCCGCCAAGGGGGACGGGATGCCGGACCCCGACCGGCACGTCCACGTCGTGCTGTTCAACCTGACCTACGACCCCACCGAGCGCGAGTGGAAGGCCGTCAAGTTCCGCCCGATCATGGACCAGCGCCGGTACTTCGACCGGAGCTTCGACGCGCGGTTCGCCCGCAAGCTCGCCGACCTCGGGTACGGGATCGAGACCAAGTACAAGGCGGACGGTAAGGGCGGGCGGCGCTACTTCTCGTGGGACATCGCCGGCATGCCCGCGTCCCTCGTGGCCAAATTCTCCCGCCGCACGGCCGAGGTCGAACAACTGGCCGCCGATCTCGGCGTCTCCGACCCGCGCTCCAAGGACAAGCTCGGCGCCACGTCGCGCCGGAACAAGCGGGCGGACCTGACGCTCGAGGCGTGCCGGGCGTACTGGGACCAGAAGGTGAATCCCGAGGAGGCCCGACAGGTGGCCGCGACCCTGCAAGCGGCCGTGGGCGGGGAGAACCCGGCCCCGGAGAACACCCTCGAGAAGGCGGTGGCGTACGCCATTGCCCACCACTTCGAGCGGAACTCGGTCGTCGACTGGCACACCCTGGCCGCCACCGCGCTGGAGCGGGGCCTGGGCGCGGCCGTGCCCGAGGACATCGAGCCCGAGGCGCGGCGCCAGGGCGTCCTCATCCGGGGCGGCGAGGCGACCACCCGGGAGGTGCTGGCCGAGGAGCAGCGGATCATCGGGTTCGCCCGCGCGGGCCGGGGCGTGTACAAATCGTTGGGCGCGGCCCGGGAACCGTCGGACGCCGAACGCGCCGGGCTGAGTGCCGACCAGCGGGCCGTCGTCCGTCACGTGTGGGCGTGCCCCGACCAGGTGATCCTCATTGAGGGCGATGCGGGCACCGGCAAGACCGACGCCATGCGGGTGACCATCCCGGGCCTCGACAAGCCGGGCGTGTTCCTGGCCCCGTCGGCGTCCGCCAGCCGGGGCACGCTGCGCGAGAAGGGGTTCGCCAACGCCGACACCGTCGCCCGGTTCCTCGTCGACAAGCCGTTCCGGGAGCGGGCGCGCGACGGGTACATTTACGTCGACGAGGCCCCGCTTACCGGCTTGCGCGACATCGACGCCGTGTTCCGCCACGCCGCGGACCTGAACGCCCGCGTGATCCTTCAGGGCGACCGCAAGCAGCACAAGAGCGTCCCGCGCGGCAACCTGTTCGAGATCCTGGACCGGTACGCCGGGCTCCCGGTCGGGCGCCTGACCACGAACTGGCGCCAGCAGCACGAGATGTACAAAACAGCCGTCGATGCGATCGCGGCGGGGAAGCTTCTCGCCGGGTACGACGCGCTGGCCGGCTTGGGCTGGGTGAAACAGACCTCGACCGACGAGCGCCACGAATCACTGGTGGCCGACTACCTGGCGGCCCTCGACGCCGGCAAGTCCGTGCTGGTCGTGGCGCCCACCCACGCCGAGGGCGACGAACTCACGGCACAGTTGCGGACGAGACTGAAGGAGAGGGGGGACATCGACGGCCATGAGCACGTGGTGGAGCAGCTCCTCCCGCTGAACTGGACCGAGGCCGAGAAGGGCGACCGGGCCCGGTACGACGGGACCGAAGTGTTACAGTTCCAGCGGAGCAGCGGACCGTACCGCGCGGGCGAGCGCGCCCGGGCCGGGGACGAGAGGGGCGGGCGAACGGCCCCGGACCCGCGCTACTTCTCGGTGTACCGCCGGGACGCGCTCGCCCTCGCGCGCGGCGACGTGGTGCGGATCACGGCCAACGGCAAGGACACGTCCGGGCGGCACAAGCTCGACAACGGGAGCCAGTACACCGTCGCCGGGTTCACCCCAAAAGGCGACATCGCACTGACCAACGGGTGGGTCCTGGGGCGGGATTTCGGGCACCTGGCCCACGGGTACGTCACCACTTCTCATGCGTCCCAGGGGCGCACGGTCGACCGGGTGCTGATCGCGATGGGCGCGGCCTCCCGCCCGGCCGTGTCGGCCGAACAGTTCTACGTCTCGGTCAGTCGCGGCCGCGAGCGCGCCACGATCTACACCGACCTGGCCCCGGCGGCGCTCCGGGATGTGATCCAGCGGCGCGACGCCCGCAAATCCGCGACCGAACTGATGGGCGTCCCGGCGCGCCCGCCGAAGGCCCGTGTGCGCACCTTCATGGCCCGCGTCCGGGAGGTGCTCGCGCAGTTGCGCGAGAAGGCCGCGCGTGCTATTGGGGAAGCCATCCTGGCGCCGCAGAGGGAGTACCATGTCCGCTGA
- a CDS encoding ribbon-helix-helix domain-containing protein, which yields MPRIAHISRVTRGPTSAVRGARFGTRGGDTGSAPEGPFSTRRAAPDGRRRQPRFDKSLGINYNYPVTIDSPLPPHLARLIRDQLATGHFRSEDEVIHTALHLLEEKARSPKRPAPGSSRNWTRG from the coding sequence GTGCCCCGGATCGCGCACATCTCCCGAGTGACAAGAGGCCCGACGAGCGCTGTCCGGGGCGCTCGGTTCGGTACTCGCGGCGGGGACACGGGCTCGGCGCCCGAAGGTCCATTTTCGACCCGTCGGGCTGCCCCTGACGGGCGTCGCCGCCAGCCACGATTTGACAAATCTCTCGGAATAAATTATAATTACCCTGTGACCATTGATTCTCCGTTGCCACCTCACCTCGCACGCTTGATCCGCGACCAACTCGCGACAGGCCACTTCCGATCCGAAGATGAGGTCATCCACACCGCCTTGCACCTATTGGAGGAGAAGGCCCGGTCCCCGAAGCGACCAGCGCCTGGCTCAAGCAGGAACTGGACAAGGGGCTGA
- a CDS encoding ArsR/SmtB family transcription factor has protein sequence MPKPSKESKSQADWIAAVGEPTRLALLRALSVGAQTVTNLARELGTEIVNVSHHLSVMKDAGLVTVERDGRFMIYSLAGAAVVTGRLELTHPSGLQLRVPLE, from the coding sequence ATGCCGAAGCCTTCCAAAGAGTCGAAGTCGCAAGCCGATTGGATCGCGGCCGTCGGCGAGCCGACGCGCCTGGCCCTGCTCCGCGCCCTGTCCGTTGGCGCGCAGACCGTGACCAATCTGGCCCGCGAACTCGGGACCGAGATCGTGAACGTGTCGCACCACCTGAGCGTCATGAAGGACGCCGGGCTGGTGACCGTGGAGCGCGACGGCCGGTTCATGATCTACAGTTTGGCCGGCGCCGCCGTCGTCACGGGACGGTTGGAACTGACGCACCCGTCCGGGCTGCAGCTGCGCGTTCCGCTCGAGTGA
- a CDS encoding GNAT family N-acetyltransferase, whose product MTRGHVSPPALLTDGHDLAPFDCGVPSLNDWLRRRALKNNRSGASRTYVLCNGAVVVGYYCLATGAVYHDDAPHALRRNMPDPIPVLVLGRLAVDRRCQNQKIGRAMLRDAALRAQEVAESVGVTAIVVHAISEEARRFYVSCGFVESPLQPMTLCLLMATLQNTGARLLIS is encoded by the coding sequence ATGACCCGGGGGCACGTGTCCCCGCCCGCGCTCCTGACGGACGGGCACGACCTGGCTCCGTTCGATTGCGGCGTGCCGTCCCTCAACGACTGGCTGAGGCGACGGGCGCTCAAGAACAACCGGTCGGGCGCCTCGCGCACGTACGTCCTGTGCAACGGGGCCGTGGTCGTGGGCTACTACTGCCTGGCCACGGGAGCCGTCTACCACGACGACGCGCCACACGCGCTGCGGCGGAACATGCCCGATCCCATTCCCGTCCTGGTGCTCGGGCGCCTGGCCGTTGATCGCCGGTGCCAGAATCAAAAAATCGGACGCGCGATGTTGCGTGACGCCGCGCTACGGGCCCAGGAGGTCGCCGAGAGCGTCGGGGTGACGGCCATTGTGGTCCATGCCATTTCTGAGGAGGCCCGGCGCTTCTACGTGTCGTGTGGCTTCGTGGAATCACCGCTGCAACCCATGACACTCTGCCTGTTGATGGCCACGCTGCAGAACACGGGCGCCCGGCTCCTGATTAGTTAG
- a CDS encoding type II toxin-antitoxin system TacA family antitoxin yields the protein MPDRQAQPPVTISVEARTQQRDLIDKAAERVGLTRSDFVMGAACREAEDVVLDQTYFPLDARAFAEFMALLEHPPAPDERLYDLMTAQAPWE from the coding sequence ATGCCAGATAGACAAGCTCAACCGCCCGTCACCATCAGCGTCGAGGCCCGCACCCAACAACGTGACCTGATCGACAAGGCGGCCGAGCGCGTGGGCCTCACGCGCTCGGATTTCGTGATGGGGGCCGCGTGTCGCGAGGCCGAAGACGTTGTCCTCGACCAGACCTATTTCCCGTTGGACGCCCGGGCCTTCGCCGAGTTCATGGCCCTGCTGGAGCACCCGCCCGCACCCGACGAGCGCCTGTACGATCTGATGACGGCGCAGGCGCCCTGGGAATGA